In the genome of Deinococcus hopiensis KR-140, the window AACGACAGACGCGGCAACGGGCGCCACCTCGCGCGCGAGGGTCACTTGCTATAGGTGAGCGGTTTGCCGAGCTCGGGGATGCCGAGGGGAACTTCGTCCAGAACAGGTTCCCGTTCTCTCACCATTCGGCGGTCTGAACGCCTACGCCCGCGGCGAGTGACCCGCGAGAGGCCGGAAGTCCGGCCGTGTGAAACTGTCTGCCAACCGGGGTCTGCCGGGCCCACGGGCGCCGGCACGGTACCGTTGGCCGCGTTGGTGCGGTCTGCACGGATCCCGCGCAGGGAGTAGGCGCTGCTCGGCGTGGCGACGCCCGCGGTCGGCACGCTCGCCGGTCGCCGCCGCTCATCCCACCGCTCGGGCCGTGGGTTTCCCGGAGGCCCCCCTGTGAAAAACGCCCCCCGCGAGGGGCGGGGAGCGTACCTGGGCGCAGTGAGCTCAGCGCATCAGGAGTTGCATGATCAGGAGGGTCAACGCGACGACACCGAAGGCGAGGCCTGCCATAACAGGGGTGTCGCTGCGTTTCAGGCGCCAGAGGTACTTGCGGGTCAGCCGCTTCACGTTCATGCGTGCAGCGTACCTGACCCAACTCTTACTCCCCTGATCATTTCAACGTGGAGCGAGGGTGGCAACCTGCACAGGGCCCGGGGCGAAGGGGGGGGCGAGAACAGGCGCAGAGGTGCGGCGCCCGGATGCGGGCAAATGGGCAATTCGCAGCGCGCCTTCACGGCTGTGGGAGAAGGCGCGCCAGTGAGGTCGCGGTTGGCGCGCCCACTTGGAACATAGCTCCGTGTTTCTCGGGCGACCTCCACCGCGAAAACGCGCCCGCCATAGCCTTCACGGCGCACCACCGCATTTTGGGGCCTGCCGGTACTGCTCCGGCGTGGACGCGTTCGCCGTGCGTCACCACCCCTGGTGCGCCGTACAGCGCAGCGTTGTTTTCGCCGTCTTGACGTTTGGACGAAGACGCCGCTTGACGCTCCTTCGCCGGACCCCTCTGTGTGGGCCGTGGCGACTGCCGGGAAGGGGTTCGGACAGGCGACAGGTGGGCCTACAGCTGCAGTTCCCCGCTGCGCAGACGCTGGCGGTAGGTCTGGGGCGTGATGCCGCTGACCTCCCGAAACTTCCGGCTGAAGGCGCTGTGATCGCTGTACCCGCAGTCATGCGCCACCTCCGCGACCGAGCGGTCTGACTCCCGCAGCAGCCGGACCGCGGCGTCCAGCCGGACCCGCAGCAGGTACTGCTTGGGAGAGACGTGACACACCCGGCGGACCAGCCGTTCGAAGCTGTCGCCGGAGACTCCAGCACGGGCTGCCAATTCGCGGATCCGGAGGGGCTGCGCGTAATGCGCCTGCATGAACGCCAGCGCGTCCGCCACCCGGGCGTACCCCTCACGCCGCTCACTCAGCGGCGGAACGTCGCGCGACACGCCGGCCACGCCGACCACCGCGCCGTCCGCAGAAAACACGGGAACCTTGTGCGTCAGGCACCAGATGGGCTCACCCCGCGGCCCAACGTACAACTCCAGCACGTCCCGCATCTGGCGGCCCTCCTGCAGGGTACGCTCGTCTTGCTCCTTAAATCGCCTGCCCGGTTCCCCGGCAAACACTTCGGCCGCGGTGCGCCCCAGCACTTCGCTCTTGTGCCGCGCGCCACACCGTTGCCTGAGGGTGTCGTTGATGCTGACGTACCGGCCCAGCGCATCCTTGACATAGAAGACCACGCCCGGCACATCGTCGAGGAGCGTCTCTATGGGCCAGCTGCCGTCTGCAGACGGACGAAGCCACTCCCGGGGATCGACAGGAGACGTACCAGGACGCACCATGCCTCCTATTATGCGGAAATCCGCAGGAGCGCCGCGCCGTTTCCACAAGACGCCGTGTGCCGCGGCGCCTACCTTAAAGGGATGCGCAGCGCTCCGGCCGCCCCGACTTCCCCTCGCCCCAATTCACGGGGAGACCTGTCCGGCATCGGCCTGGCGCTGCTGTCGGCCGCTGCCTCCGGCACCCTCGGCGTATGGGGAAAGCTCGCCCTCACCCTGCAGCTGAGCACACCGACCTTGCTGAGCTGGCGCTTTGGTTTAACGGCGCTGCTGCTGCTCG includes:
- a CDS encoding AraC family transcriptional regulator, which encodes MVRPGTSPVDPREWLRPSADGSWPIETLLDDVPGVVFYVKDALGRYVSINDTLRQRCGARHKSEVLGRTAAEVFAGEPGRRFKEQDERTLQEGRQMRDVLELYVGPRGEPIWCLTHKVPVFSADGAVVGVAGVSRDVPPLSERREGYARVADALAFMQAHYAQPLRIRELAARAGVSGDSFERLVRRVCHVSPKQYLLRVRLDAAVRLLRESDRSVAEVAHDCGYSDHSAFSRKFREVSGITPQTYRQRLRSGELQL